From Streptomyces yatensis, one genomic window encodes:
- a CDS encoding AraC family transcriptional regulator → MDVVSDAISAVHLGHPRSHRVRTSGSWCARLDPYDGAGFYVVVKGYCWLLTDGGTVVPLGVGDAVLLPHGTGHVIADSPVDAAVAKEKAVPFEQWLVAEGPRARPDRYKPDHYEPDHYETEMLCGTYWLDCSRMHPLMAELPEVVHLPRRVGGHLELRAAIDLLAGELDESRPGSCVALPNLLDLLLVYMIRSWMAETTCGAWPGALGDPVTAAALRAMHSNPAAPWSIDRLAAEAGVSRPTLARRFTTLVGRPPMTYLTWWRVILAATLLRDTPDTLATIAGRVGYGSPYALSHAFEREFGTTPGRYRAQAAARPSREPNRVSQAGS, encoded by the coding sequence ATGGATGTGGTGAGCGACGCGATCTCTGCCGTGCACCTCGGCCATCCGCGGTCCCACCGGGTGCGGACGAGTGGGAGTTGGTGCGCGCGGCTGGACCCGTATGACGGTGCGGGCTTCTACGTCGTCGTGAAGGGCTACTGCTGGCTGTTGACCGACGGCGGCACCGTGGTGCCGCTCGGCGTGGGTGACGCGGTGCTGCTGCCCCATGGCACGGGCCATGTGATCGCCGACTCCCCCGTCGATGCGGCGGTGGCGAAGGAGAAGGCGGTGCCGTTCGAGCAATGGCTCGTGGCGGAAGGGCCGCGGGCCCGGCCTGATCGCTACAAGCCTGATCACTACGAGCCTGATCACTACGAGACCGAGATGCTCTGCGGCACGTACTGGCTCGACTGCAGCCGTATGCACCCGCTGATGGCGGAGCTGCCCGAGGTCGTCCACCTTCCCCGCCGAGTAGGCGGCCACCTCGAACTCCGTGCCGCGATCGACCTGCTCGCCGGTGAGCTGGACGAGAGCCGGCCCGGCTCCTGCGTCGCGCTGCCGAACCTGCTCGACCTCCTCCTCGTCTACATGATCCGCTCCTGGATGGCCGAGACCACCTGCGGCGCCTGGCCCGGCGCACTGGGCGACCCGGTGACGGCCGCCGCCCTGCGGGCGATGCACTCCAACCCGGCCGCGCCATGGAGCATTGACCGCCTGGCGGCGGAGGCGGGCGTCTCCCGGCCCACCCTGGCGCGCCGGTTCACCACGCTCGTCGGCCGCCCTCCGATGACGTACCTCACGTGGTGGCGCGTGATCCTTGCCGCCACCTTGCTCCGAGACACTCCCGATACCCTGGCCACCATCGCCGGCCGGGTCGGCTACGGCAGCCCGTACGCGCTCTCACACGCCTTCGAGAGGGAGTTCGGCACGACACCGGGGCGGTATCGGGCGCAGGCCGCGGCAAGGCCGTCTCGTGAGCCCAACAGGGTGTCGCAGGCAGGGAGTTGA
- a CDS encoding MBL fold metallo-hydrolase, with product MMNENERVQSMVLGDVEVIRIIEWHRPFLPTSGMFPGATADVWKENEDWLAPDHWEPDSDRTVVALQTWVLRSGGRTVLVDTGAGNGRERPGMAPFFHQCQGDFLGLLTRAGVRPRDVDVVVNTHLHVDHVGWNTVDADGEWVPTFPNAQYLIPAADDSHYGPGHAQGNGLREVDRLIYEDSIAPIHRAGQAVLWDGRHRIDEHLTLESAPGHTPGSSVLRLASGSDRAVFVGDLLHSPVQILQPCCNSDACLAPEQAVASRRRILGRAADERELLVPAHFGGAGALEVRRTSGGFALGPWAAFSPKK from the coding sequence ATGATGAATGAGAACGAGCGGGTGCAGAGCATGGTGCTGGGGGATGTCGAGGTCATCCGGATCATTGAGTGGCACAGACCGTTCCTGCCCACCTCCGGCATGTTCCCGGGAGCCACCGCCGATGTGTGGAAGGAAAACGAGGACTGGCTGGCACCGGACCACTGGGAGCCGGACAGCGACCGGACGGTGGTTGCCCTGCAGACGTGGGTGCTGCGCAGCGGTGGGCGGACCGTCCTGGTGGACACCGGAGCGGGCAACGGGCGCGAGCGGCCCGGCATGGCGCCGTTCTTCCACCAGTGCCAGGGTGATTTCCTCGGTCTTCTGACGAGGGCCGGTGTGCGCCCGCGGGACGTCGACGTCGTCGTCAACACCCATCTCCACGTCGATCACGTCGGCTGGAACACCGTGGACGCGGACGGGGAGTGGGTGCCGACGTTCCCCAACGCCCAATACCTCATCCCGGCCGCCGACGACTCCCACTACGGCCCCGGCCATGCGCAGGGGAACGGGCTGCGGGAGGTCGACCGCCTGATCTACGAAGACAGCATCGCGCCCATCCACCGGGCCGGACAGGCCGTGCTCTGGGACGGCCGCCACCGCATCGACGAACACCTCACCCTGGAGTCCGCGCCCGGCCACACCCCCGGTTCGTCCGTGCTGCGGCTCGCCTCCGGGAGCGACCGGGCGGTTTTCGTCGGAGATCTGCTGCACAGCCCGGTGCAGATTCTCCAGCCCTGCTGCAACAGCGACGCCTGCCTGGCCCCGGAACAAGCGGTGGCCAGCCGCCGCCGGATTCTCGGGCGGGCAGCCGATGAACGAGAGTTGCTCGTCCCGGCGCACTTCGGCGGTGCGGGCGCCCTGGAAGTCCGGCGGACGAGCGGTGGGTTCGCCCTCGGCCCCTGGGCCGCGTTCAGCCCGAAGAAGTAG
- a CDS encoding erythromycin esterase family protein: MATDIKDTAHAVEAAAVMRLLPARPRLLALGEPTHGEDTLLDVRNELFRQLVEQEGYRTIAIESDCLMGLVVDDHVTSGTGTLDEVMERGFSHGWGTSAANRELVRWMRAYNDDRPASERIRFAGFDGPLEISGAASPRQALTALHGYLADRVDADLLPCGGDTLDRLLGADDRWANPAAMMDPTQSVGRSAEARELRLLADDLVALLDTQMPHLLAASSRDDWDRACLYGRTATGLLRYHFWMADTSPARMTWLVSVRDRMMAHNLLALAERGPALVHAHNGHLQRAKSTTRMGGMPLEWWGAGALVSAQLGAGYAFVATALGTIRHQGVGTPPPDTVEGLLYTLPEDRCVIDAPRLATALGDTLPAHRGSPWFGYAPFDPAHLAGTDGMVFVKDVPQS; the protein is encoded by the coding sequence ATGGCTACCGACATCAAGGACACCGCCCATGCCGTCGAGGCCGCCGCCGTCATGCGGCTGCTTCCGGCCCGGCCGCGGCTGCTCGCCCTGGGCGAGCCCACCCACGGCGAGGACACTCTGCTCGACGTGCGCAACGAGCTCTTCCGGCAGCTTGTCGAGCAGGAGGGCTACCGGACGATCGCGATCGAGAGCGACTGCCTGATGGGCCTGGTCGTGGACGACCACGTCACCTCGGGCACCGGCACGCTCGACGAGGTCATGGAGCGCGGATTCAGCCACGGCTGGGGCACCTCCGCGGCCAACCGCGAGCTCGTGCGCTGGATGCGCGCGTACAACGACGACAGGCCCGCGTCCGAGCGGATCCGCTTCGCCGGTTTCGACGGACCGCTGGAGATCTCCGGCGCCGCGAGCCCCCGGCAGGCCCTCACCGCACTCCATGGCTACCTCGCGGATCGGGTGGACGCGGACCTGCTCCCCTGCGGCGGGGACACGCTCGACCGCCTGCTCGGCGCCGACGACCGGTGGGCCAACCCCGCCGCGATGATGGACCCGACCCAGTCCGTGGGGCGGTCGGCCGAGGCCCGGGAGTTGCGGCTGCTCGCCGACGATCTGGTGGCACTGCTCGACACACAGATGCCGCACCTGCTCGCGGCCAGTTCGCGGGACGACTGGGACCGGGCGTGTCTGTACGGGCGCACCGCCACCGGCCTGCTGCGCTACCACTTCTGGATGGCCGACACCTCACCGGCCCGCATGACCTGGCTGGTGAGCGTGCGGGACCGGATGATGGCCCACAACCTCCTCGCCCTCGCGGAACGGGGCCCGGCCCTGGTCCATGCCCACAACGGTCATCTCCAGCGGGCGAAGAGCACGACACGGATGGGCGGGATGCCGCTGGAGTGGTGGGGCGCCGGTGCGCTGGTGAGTGCCCAACTCGGCGCGGGATACGCCTTCGTGGCCACGGCGCTGGGCACGATCCGGCACCAGGGAGTGGGTACTCCGCCGCCGGACACCGTCGAGGGACTCCTGTACACGCTCCCGGAGGACCGCTGCGTCATCGACGCCCCGCGGCTGGCCACCGCCCTCGGCGACACGCTGCCCGCGCACCGCGGATCCCCCTGGTTCGGCTACGCCCCGTTTGACCCGGCCCATCTGGCCGGCACTGACGGCATGGTGTTCGTCAAGGACGTTCCGCAGAGCTGA
- a CDS encoding TioE family transcriptional regulator, whose translation MGRNLQSGERLRPVDLARAHGLSTQAVRNYEETGILPAAGRTLHGYRTYTSLHAAALRAFLALVPGHGHRTATSIMRAVNQGSPEEAFRLIDESHAQLLDDRRTLKAVETALRDLERTTAPEPDAGSGPAAVSSSGGTFIGPLAEKLGIGPATLRTWERAGLVRPHRDPLTGYRVYDEAAVRDARLAHQLRRGGYLLEQIAPLIAQVRAAGGLEPLQATLCGWHGRLSARGRAMLNGAAELEAYLRERG comes from the coding sequence ATGGGACGAAACCTTCAAAGCGGCGAGCGGCTCAGGCCGGTCGATCTGGCGCGTGCGCACGGGCTGTCCACGCAGGCGGTCAGGAACTACGAGGAGACCGGCATCCTTCCGGCGGCCGGGCGCACACTCCACGGCTACCGCACCTACACCTCGCTGCACGCGGCGGCCCTGCGCGCGTTCCTCGCCCTGGTGCCCGGCCACGGCCACCGGACGGCGACGTCGATCATGCGGGCCGTGAACCAGGGCTCGCCCGAGGAGGCGTTCCGCCTCATCGACGAGAGCCACGCCCAGCTCCTCGACGATCGCCGGACCCTGAAGGCCGTGGAGACCGCCCTCCGCGACCTGGAGCGCACCACGGCACCCGAGCCCGATGCGGGGTCCGGTCCGGCGGCGGTGTCCAGCTCTGGCGGCACGTTCATCGGGCCGCTGGCGGAAAAGCTCGGCATCGGGCCCGCGACGCTGCGCACATGGGAGCGTGCCGGGCTGGTGCGCCCGCACCGCGACCCGCTGACCGGGTACCGCGTCTACGACGAGGCAGCCGTACGGGACGCCCGGCTGGCCCACCAACTCCGGCGCGGCGGCTACCTGCTGGAGCAGATCGCCCCGCTGATCGCCCAGGTGCGGGCGGCCGGCGGGCTGGAGCCGCTGCAGGCCACCCTGTGCGGCTGGCACGGTCGGCTGTCCGCCCGCGGGCGGGCGATGCTGAACGGGGCCGCGGAGCTGGAGGCGTATCTGCGCGAGCGCGGATGA
- a CDS encoding FadR/GntR family transcriptional regulator encodes MSDGAQFRQVSPVRLYQRIVEQIEQAIARGDLKPGQRLPSERELVTQFGASRPTVREALRVLESNGLVRSRPGDPNGPEILPFSPAGLTKEMTRLVQFDNVSMAELISFRMILDGSASLLAARLRSEEELSAMERTLAVMSDAIEAGYEEFSKADVAFHEAVAVASRNSLIEVCNQVVRGAVLSLISDKVAHARNSTALMRESLRHHQEVLEAIRVRDGQAAARISRRTLYDYYAGYVPEDEQGPLLALVDDEETSTPRP; translated from the coding sequence GTGAGTGACGGTGCACAGTTCCGGCAGGTCTCACCGGTACGGCTCTACCAGCGCATCGTCGAGCAGATCGAGCAGGCGATCGCGCGAGGTGACCTCAAGCCCGGTCAACGGCTGCCGAGCGAACGGGAGTTGGTGACGCAGTTCGGGGCGAGCCGGCCCACCGTGCGGGAGGCCCTGCGCGTGTTGGAGAGCAACGGCCTCGTCCGCTCGCGCCCGGGTGATCCGAACGGGCCGGAGATCCTGCCGTTCTCCCCGGCCGGCCTGACCAAGGAGATGACCCGGCTCGTCCAGTTCGACAATGTGTCGATGGCCGAGTTGATCTCGTTCCGCATGATCCTCGACGGCTCTGCGAGCCTGCTGGCGGCTCGGCTGCGCTCCGAGGAGGAGCTGTCCGCCATGGAGCGGACGCTCGCCGTCATGTCGGACGCGATCGAGGCGGGGTACGAGGAGTTCAGCAAGGCGGATGTGGCATTCCACGAGGCGGTGGCCGTGGCCAGCCGCAACTCCCTCATCGAGGTCTGCAATCAGGTGGTCCGGGGCGCCGTCCTCTCGCTGATCTCGGACAAGGTCGCCCATGCCCGCAACAGCACGGCGCTCATGCGGGAGTCGCTCCGCCACCACCAGGAAGTGCTGGAGGCGATCCGGGTACGGGACGGCCAGGCGGCGGCCCGCATCTCGCGGCGCACGCTCTACGACTATTACGCCGGCTACGTCCCCGAGGACGAACAGGGGCCGCTGCTGGCGCTCGTGGACGACGAGGAGACGTCCACTCCTCGGCCGTAG
- a CDS encoding amidase, whose protein sequence is MLTEQALATMPAVEMVARFADRTLSPVQVHDAVQSVIEARESVLNAFWVRDPEASRKAALASEARWAAGEPLGPIDGVPVTLKENVARRGVPMPSGNAGTEPVVPEADAPITARVLESGGVVLGSTVMPDWGMLSSGVSSRHGISRSPWNAAWTTGGSSSGAGAAAAGGYGPLHVGTDIGGSIRLPGTWLGLATLKPSYGRIPLDAPYLGRAAGPMARTVADAALFMGVLSQPDPRDWTSLPPQDIDWSAPAGEVRGLRVGVHLDAGCGEPCDAEVLAAVNRAAAVFEAAGAVVEPVEPFMRQDLLDDLDLFWRVRSWNDLRALTPEAGQRVHPHIIRWCQGGADVPGTRVLECYQQIMRIQARTVAATDPYDLVLSPVAPVAAFPAEQPMPFAGDAKTMAHIGFTAPYNMSGQPAATVNCGFTADRRPVGVQIAGRRFDDLGVLRAAAWYERNRPADAVPDWPDSAPGAPTGEKTTCTTLEGKKP, encoded by the coding sequence GTGCTCACGGAACAGGCCCTGGCCACCATGCCGGCCGTCGAGATGGTGGCCCGATTCGCTGACCGCACGTTGTCGCCGGTCCAGGTCCACGACGCCGTCCAGTCGGTGATCGAGGCGCGCGAGAGCGTGCTCAACGCGTTCTGGGTACGGGATCCGGAGGCGTCCCGCAAGGCGGCCCTGGCCAGTGAGGCCCGATGGGCGGCGGGGGAACCCCTCGGGCCCATCGACGGCGTACCCGTGACACTCAAGGAGAACGTCGCCCGCAGGGGTGTCCCCATGCCCTCGGGCAACGCGGGGACCGAGCCGGTCGTCCCCGAGGCGGACGCGCCCATCACCGCGCGGGTCCTCGAATCCGGCGGGGTGGTCCTCGGGTCGACCGTGATGCCGGACTGGGGCATGCTCTCCTCGGGGGTCTCCAGCCGGCACGGCATCTCACGCAGCCCCTGGAACGCCGCCTGGACCACGGGCGGTTCCAGCTCCGGTGCGGGGGCCGCGGCCGCCGGGGGGTACGGTCCGCTCCACGTGGGCACCGACATCGGGGGATCGATCCGGCTGCCGGGCACCTGGCTGGGGCTGGCCACGCTCAAGCCCAGCTACGGGAGGATCCCGCTGGACGCCCCGTACCTGGGGCGCGCCGCCGGTCCCATGGCGCGCACCGTGGCGGACGCGGCCCTGTTCATGGGTGTGCTGAGCCAGCCGGATCCCCGGGACTGGACAAGCCTTCCGCCGCAGGACATCGACTGGTCGGCGCCGGCCGGCGAGGTGCGCGGACTGCGGGTGGGGGTGCACCTGGACGCCGGCTGCGGGGAGCCGTGCGACGCCGAGGTCCTCGCCGCGGTGAACCGCGCCGCCGCGGTCTTCGAGGCGGCGGGAGCCGTGGTGGAGCCCGTCGAGCCGTTCATGCGCCAGGACCTCCTGGACGACCTGGATCTGTTCTGGCGGGTGCGGTCCTGGAACGACCTCCGCGCGCTGACGCCCGAGGCCGGGCAGCGTGTCCACCCCCACATCATCAGGTGGTGTCAGGGCGGCGCGGACGTGCCGGGCACGCGGGTGCTCGAGTGCTACCAGCAGATCATGCGCATCCAGGCGCGGACCGTGGCGGCGACGGACCCGTACGATCTGGTGCTCTCGCCGGTGGCTCCGGTGGCGGCGTTTCCCGCCGAGCAGCCGATGCCGTTCGCGGGGGATGCGAAGACCATGGCCCACATCGGCTTCACCGCGCCGTACAACATGTCCGGGCAGCCCGCGGCGACCGTCAACTGCGGCTTTACGGCGGACCGTCGACCCGTCGGGGTGCAGATCGCGGGGCGCCGGTTCGACGATCTCGGCGTTTTGAGGGCGGCGGCGTGGTACGAACGGAACCGGCCCGCCGACGCGGTCCCGGACTGGCCGGACAGCGCCCCCGGTGCGCCCACCGGGGAGAAGACGACATGTACCACGCTCGAAGGGAAGAAGCCGTGA